In one Colletotrichum destructivum chromosome 2, complete sequence genomic region, the following are encoded:
- a CDS encoding Putative cobW/HypB/UreG, nucleotide-binding domain, Zinc chaperone CobW-like protein, which translates to MGKKLTGSSAKSKSGGVVVPANTAQKPSDAPPKLTRSDSGVDVTKDAEAKPLPVTLLSGFLGSGKTTLLQHILKSDHGLRIAVIVNDIGAVNVDASLIKKSHRLTKTEEKVIALQNGCICCTLRGDLLEELVNLSELHEFDYVIIESSGISEPEQVAETFDARLAEQMAALGEGPEGLDENTMKLLKRLADAGGVDKFARLDTTVTVIDAFTIFNDFHTSDLLSSRRDDVVPEDERTVSDLMVDQVEFADVIVLNKIDMVSKANRARVLDLIKKLNPRAKVLEASYSKIDVKEIVNTNTFDLKVAQSGVGWLQDLHAMTVREVNGRKAITPKPETEEYNVRNFVYTRTRPFHPRRLWSLLYDKFILQMEAPEDDEDAMDEDEDDADMSDADGSDEEEEDDEDEEEELDDDMEDPLEPPENDVILANKTAHPLFNRLFRSKGEFFLATRPHRAGDWSQAGAMLTMTGGRPWFCTLPPEDYLTGDAEVDALVAHDVEKGGEWGDRRQELVFIGENLDVGGLEAALDACLLDDAEWKRWGKVMRNRRWDDEKKRDKLQDLFDDGFPDWAEEDHGDHEGHDHA; encoded by the exons ATGGGCAAGAAACTCACAGGATCCTCGGCAAAGTCCAAGTCGGGAGGCGTCGTGGTCCCGGCGAACACCGCCCAAAAGCCCAGCGATGCGCCGCCTAAGCTGACCCGTAGCGACTCTGGCGTCGACGTCACGAAAGATGCCGAAGCCAAGCCACTCCCCGTGACCCTCCTCTCCGGGTTTCTG GGGAGCGGCAAGACGACGTTGCTGCAACACATTCTCAAGAGCGACCACGGTCTTCggatcgccgtcatcgtcaacgaTATCGGGGC TGTCAACGTCGACGCCTCCCTCATCAAGAAGAGCCACCGGCTGACCAAGACGGAAGAAAAGGTCATCGCCCTGCAGAACGGCTGCATCTGCTGCACCCTCCGCGGTGAcctgctggaggagctggtcaACCTCTCGGAGCTCCACGAGTTCGACTACGTCATCATCGAGAGCAGCGGCATCAGCGAGCCcgagcaggtcgccgagacgtTCGACGCCCGGCTGGCCGAGCAGATGGCCGCCCTGGGCGAGGGACCCGAGGGGCTGGACGAAAACACCATGAAGCTGCTCAAGAGACT AGCCGACGCTGGTGGCGTCGACAAGTTCGCCCGCCTCGATACCACAGTCaccgtcatcgacgccttCACCATCTTCAACGACTTCCACACGAGCGATCTGCTATCTTCCCggcgcgacgacgtcgtgCCAGAAGATGAGCGGACGGTGTCGGACCTCATGGTCGACCAGGTCGAGTTCGCGGATGTCATCGTCCTCAACAAGATCGACATG GTCTCAAAAGCCAACCGCGcccgcgtcctcgacctgATCAAGAAGCTCAACCCACGGGccaaggtcctcgaggccagCTACAGCAAGATCGACGTCAAGGAGATTGTCAACACAAACACATTTGACCTCAAGGTCGCGCAGTCGGGCGTCGGCTGGCTCCAGGACTTGCACGCCATGACGGTGCGCGAG GTCAACGGCCGTAAGGCCATCACTCCCAAGCCCGAGACTGAAGAGTACAACGTGCGCAACTTCGTCTACACAAGGACACGACCCTTTCACCCCCGACGTCTGTGGTCTCTCCTCTACGACAAGTTCATCCTGCAGATGGAGGcgcccgaggacgacgaggacgccatggacgaagacgaggacgacgctgACATgagcgacgccgacggctccgacgaggaagaagaggacgacgaagacgaagaagaggagctggacgacgacatggaaGACCCCCTCGAGCCGCCAGAAAACGACGTGATCCTCGCCAACAAGACAGCCCACCCGCTCTTCAACCGCCTCTTCCGGTCCAAGGGCGAGTTCTTCCTCGCGACGCGGCCGCACCGCGCGGGCGACTGGTCGCAGGCCGGCGCGATGCTCACCATGACGGGCGGCCGTCCGTGGTTCTGCACGCTCCCGCCCGAGGACTACCTCacgggcgacgccgaggtggacgcgCTGGTGGCGCacgacgtcgagaagggcggcgagtGGGGCGACCGCCGGCAGGAGCTGgtcttcatcggcgagaacctcgacgtcggggGTCTCGAGGCCGCGCTGGACGCGTGtctgctcgacgacgcggagTGGAAGCGGTGGGGGAAGGTGATGCGGAACAGGAGGTGggatgacgagaagaagagggacaaGCTGCAAGACTTGTTCGACGACGGGTTCCCGGACTGGGCGGAGGAGGACCACGGGGACCACGAGGGACATGACCATGCGTGA
- a CDS encoding Putative auxiliary Activity family 9 — MRSFAFLAAAAIVPQAMAHYVFPTLIVNGEQTERYQFVREAKNSNSPVEDVLSEGIVCNKGGNDDDVLAKTETKAVNAGDELGFIVENDMGHPGPLAVYLSKAPSAVNSYKGDGDWFKIYELTTSDITDAGLQWGSYVGNAGIHNFTFTLPKEVPTGEYLLRAEHVGLHGAGSKGGAQFYIACAQISVTGAASGTPEPTVKFPGAYTGEEPGLLINIYYPAPTSYTPPGPATWPNACEDHTANLLGQTSDGDCTGSDGATTPTTPTTPVTNPAPAPSAGIPDYNGGNSTAPATPVSGNEATPSNDVEDDCEKSAARRRARSMRRRVARAAF; from the coding sequence ATGCGCTCTTTCGCtttcctcgccgccgcggccatcgTGCCCCAGGCCATGGCCCACTACGTCTTCCCTACCCTCATCGTCAACGGAGAGCAGACCGAGCGTTACCAGTTCGTCCGCGAGGCCAAGAACTCCAACTcccccgtcgaggacgtcctCTCCGAGGGCATCGTCTGCaacaagggcggcaacgacgacgacgtcctcgccaagaccgagaccaaggccgtcaacgccggtgacgagctcggcttcatcgtcgagaaCGACATGGGCCACCCGGGCCCCCTCGCCGTCTACCTGTCCAAGGccccctcggccgtcaaCTCCTacaagggcgacggcgactgGTTCAAGATCTACGAGCTGACCACCTCGGACAtcaccgacgccggcctccaGTGGGGCAGCTACGTCGGCAACGCCGGCATCCACAACTTCACCTTCACCCTGCCCAAGGAGGTGCCCACTGGCGAGTACCTCCTCCGCGCCGAGCACGTCGGCCTCCACGGTGCCGGCTCCAAGGGCGGCGCCCAGTTCTACATCGCCTGCGCTCAGATCTccgtcaccggcgccgcctccggcaCCCCCGAGCCCACCGTCAAGTTCCCCGGCGCCTACACCGGCGAGGAGCCCGGCCTGCTCATCAACATCTACTACCCTGCCCCCACGAGCTACACGCCCCCCGGCCCCGCCACCTGGCCCAACGCCTGCGAGGACCACACCGCCAACCTGCTCGGCCAGACCTCCGACGGTGACTGCAccggcagcgacggcgccacCACCCCGACCACCCCCACTACCCCCGTCACCAACccggcccccgccccctccgcCGGCATCCCCGACTACAACGGCGGCAACAGCACCGCCCCGGCCACCCCGGTCTCCGGCAACGAGGCCACCCCCAGCAACGATGTTGAGGACGACTGCGAGAAGTctgctgcccgccgccgcgcccgctccatgcgccgccgcgtcgcccgcgccgccttctAA